In one Plutella xylostella chromosome 20, ilPluXylo3.1, whole genome shotgun sequence genomic region, the following are encoded:
- the LOC119690310 gene encoding uncharacterized protein LOC119690310 isoform X1, with product MSVAKLGELVKKRGSYKAKMTQFMTFLKLMPDSGHSLTPSQVLELEMRVSRLEVLYSEFDALQTELELLSEDVDERYGEREQFETQYYAQLSRARELLAAAPAPAAPAPSLDGARSSGSGCKHDFVRLPKIDLPHFDGDYQHWLQFRDTYISLIHNNSSISNINKFHYLRAALKGSASIIVQSLDLTEANYDIAWQLLSERYDNTRLLVNNHVQALFNVEPIQRESSQALRNVIDVTNKNLRALSSLGEPVDNWDTLIIFIMTKKLDPSTNRQWEEFKNSINSSPSLKQFTSFLSNRADLIETLNDNSKFVNKNKSSSSSSATTISSHQDSNKQIKNFHSTTKHKPFQHKNKCPMCSDAHFLFTCESFRKLDIEARIKKASESNVCMNCLRPGHSAKSCTLSHCKYCKYRHNTLLHREIFQENDNGDNVALSTNIISSPTSACNRGIVLLSTAMARVADVDGNLHSARLLLDNGSTSNFITQDLCGKLGLVRRSTSSTVSVRAVHLELVSDLTKEGFLAAFSRFTARRGKSQRVYCDNGTNFVGAFNELTRLLESSSKDIEADIANHGIDFKFIPAYSPHFGGLWESAVKSTKHLLRRVLNLTHLTYEELSTCLIQIEAILNSRPLTPLSSDPSDLSYLSPAHFLIGRPLTSVPGPQVADVNLQQLERHERIEKLRHHFWQRYANEYVSLLQQRTKWQTDGQDLKTGAMVLVKDVNQPPLLWLLGRVTDVKPGPDGRSRVAEILTKKGTITRAYNNLCPLPVSTS from the exons ATGTCTGTCGCTAAATTGGGGGAGCTTGTTAAGAAGCGTGGAAGCTACAAAGCAAAAATGACTCAGTTCATGACCTTTTTAAAACTAATGCCTGATAGTGGTCATTCTCTTACTCCATCCCAGGTATTGGAATTAGAAATGCGTGTCAGTAGATTGGAAGTGCTGTATAGTGAATTCGACGCGTTACAGACGGAGCTGGAGCTTTTGTCGGAGGACGTGGACGAGCGGTACGGCGAGCGCGAGCAGTTCGAGACGCAGTACTACGCGCAGCTGTCCCGTGCGCGCGAGCTGCtggccgccgcccccgcccccgccgcccccgcgcccagCCTGGACGGCGCCCGCTCCAGCGGCTCTGGTTGCAAGCACGACTTCGTGAGACTTCCCAAGATAGACTTACCTCACTTTGACGGCGACTATCAGCACTGGCTCCAATTCCGAGATACGTATATTTCtctcatacataataatagttCCATATCAAACATTAACAAATTCCATTATCTTCGCGCAGCATTGAAAGGTAGTGCATCAATTATTGTGCAAAGTTTGGACTTGACGGAGGCGAACTACGACATTGCTTGGCAGTTACTCAGCGAACGGTACGACAACACTCGCCTTCTCGTCAACAATCACGTCCAGGCTCTGTTCAATGTTGAACCTATCCAACGGGAATCAAGCCAAGCCCTTAGAAATGTCATTGATGTCACCAACAAAAATCTGCGTGCACTGTCTTCACTCGGTGAACCAGTGGATAATTGGGACACCTTAATTATCTTCATCATGACCAAAAAATTAGACCCCTCGACCAACAGGCAATGGGAAGAGttcaaaaattcaataaactCTTCACCATCTTTAAAACAATTCACGTCATTTTTGTCGAATAGGGCAGATCTAATCGAGACTTTAAACGACAACAGCAAGTtcgtaaataaaaacaagtcgtcatcatcatcatcagccacaACTATTAGTTCCCATCAGGATtccaataaacaaataaaaaactttcattcaacaacaaaacataaaccatttcaacataaaaacaaatgccCTATGTGCTCAGATGCTCATTTTCTATTCACTTGTGAATCTTTTAGAAAACTCGACATTGAGGCAAGAATAAAGAAAGCTTCTGAGAGCAATGTTTGTATGAATTGCCTCAGGCCAGGTCATTCTGCAAAATCATGCACGTTGTCTCATTGCAAATATTGCAAATATAGGCACAACACCCTGCTTCACAGGGAAATCTTTCAAGAGAATGACAACGGTGACAATGTAGCATTGTCCACCAACATTATTTCTTCTCCAACATCCGCATGTAACAGAGGTATTGTCCTGCTTTCCACAGCTATGGCGAGAGTTGCCGACGTCGATGGGAACCTGCACTCTGCTAGACTTCTCCTAGACAACGGGAGCACCTCCAACTTCATCACCCAAGACCTCTGTGGCAAGCTGGGCTTGGTAAGACGCAGCACCAGCTCCACCGTCTCAG TCAGAGCCGTCCACCTGGAGCTGGTGTCCGACCTCACTAAGGAGGGATTCCTCGCAGCCTTTTCCCGTTTCACGGCTCGTCGTGGCAAATCTCAGCGCGTCTACTGCGACAACGGCACCAACTTCGTCGGAGCGTTCAACGAGCTCACACGTCTTCTTGAAAGTTCCTCCAAAGATATAGAGGCAGACATTGCCAATCATGGCATCGATTTCAAATTCATTCCTGCCTACTCACCCCACTTCGGGGGTTTATGGGAATCAGCCGTAAAATCCACCAAACATTTGCTTCGTAGAGTACTTAATCTCACTCATTTAACATATGAAGAGCTCTCCACATGTCTGATTCAGATAGAGGCTATTTTAAATTCCAGACCCTTGACGCCTCTATCCTCCGATCCTTCTGATCTTTCTTACCTGTCCCCTGCCCATTTCCTAATTGGACGGCCACTCACCTCAGTCCCTGGTCCTCAGGTCGCCGACGTCAACCTTCAGCAACTTGAGCGACACGAGAGGATTGAGAAGTTGCGTCACCATTTTTGGCAGCGTTACGCTAATGAATACGTATCTCTTCTCCAGCAACGCACAAAATGGCAGACAGATGGACAAGACCTGAAGACCGGCGCCATGGTCTTGGTCAAGGACGTGAACCAACCCCCGCTACTCTGGCTGCTGGGAAGAGTGACCGACGTCAAGCCGGGTCCTGATGGCCGCAGCCGAGTCGCGGAGATCCTGACAAAGAAGGGGACCATCACAAGGGCATACAACAACCTATGCCCCCTTCCTGTTTCAACTTCTTGA
- the LOC119690310 gene encoding uncharacterized protein LOC119690310 isoform X2 — protein MSVAKLGELVKKRGSYKAKMTQFMTFLKLMPDSGHSLTPSQVLELEMRVSRLEVLYSEFDALQTELELLSEDVDERYGEREQFETQYYAQLSRARELLAAAPAPAAPAPSLDGARSSGSGCKHDFVRLPKIDLPHFDGDYQHWLQFRDTYISLIHNNSSISNINKFHYLRAALKGSASIIVQSLDLTEANYDIAWQLLSERYDNTRLLVNNHVQALFNVEPIQRESSQALRNVIDVTNKNLRALSSLGEPVDNWDTLIIFIMTKKLDPSTNRQWEEFKNSINSSPSLKQFTSFLSNRADLIETLNDNSKFVNKNKSSSSSSATTISSHQDSNKQIKNFHSTTKHKPFQHKNKCPMCSDAHFLFTCESFRKLDIEARIKKASESNVCMNCLRPGHSAKSCTLSHCKYCKYRHNTLLHREIFQENDNGDNVALSTNIISSPTSACNRGIVLLSTAMARVADVDGNLHSARLLLDNGSTSNFITQDLCGKLGLQRTKWQTDGQDLKTGAMVLVKDVNQPPLLWLLGRVTDVKPGPDGRSRVAEILTKKGTITRAYNNLCPLPVSTS, from the exons ATGTCTGTCGCTAAATTGGGGGAGCTTGTTAAGAAGCGTGGAAGCTACAAAGCAAAAATGACTCAGTTCATGACCTTTTTAAAACTAATGCCTGATAGTGGTCATTCTCTTACTCCATCCCAGGTATTGGAATTAGAAATGCGTGTCAGTAGATTGGAAGTGCTGTATAGTGAATTCGACGCGTTACAGACGGAGCTGGAGCTTTTGTCGGAGGACGTGGACGAGCGGTACGGCGAGCGCGAGCAGTTCGAGACGCAGTACTACGCGCAGCTGTCCCGTGCGCGCGAGCTGCtggccgccgcccccgcccccgccgcccccgcgcccagCCTGGACGGCGCCCGCTCCAGCGGCTCTGGTTGCAAGCACGACTTCGTGAGACTTCCCAAGATAGACTTACCTCACTTTGACGGCGACTATCAGCACTGGCTCCAATTCCGAGATACGTATATTTCtctcatacataataatagttCCATATCAAACATTAACAAATTCCATTATCTTCGCGCAGCATTGAAAGGTAGTGCATCAATTATTGTGCAAAGTTTGGACTTGACGGAGGCGAACTACGACATTGCTTGGCAGTTACTCAGCGAACGGTACGACAACACTCGCCTTCTCGTCAACAATCACGTCCAGGCTCTGTTCAATGTTGAACCTATCCAACGGGAATCAAGCCAAGCCCTTAGAAATGTCATTGATGTCACCAACAAAAATCTGCGTGCACTGTCTTCACTCGGTGAACCAGTGGATAATTGGGACACCTTAATTATCTTCATCATGACCAAAAAATTAGACCCCTCGACCAACAGGCAATGGGAAGAGttcaaaaattcaataaactCTTCACCATCTTTAAAACAATTCACGTCATTTTTGTCGAATAGGGCAGATCTAATCGAGACTTTAAACGACAACAGCAAGTtcgtaaataaaaacaagtcgtcatcatcatcatcagccacaACTATTAGTTCCCATCAGGATtccaataaacaaataaaaaactttcattcaacaacaaaacataaaccatttcaacataaaaacaaatgccCTATGTGCTCAGATGCTCATTTTCTATTCACTTGTGAATCTTTTAGAAAACTCGACATTGAGGCAAGAATAAAGAAAGCTTCTGAGAGCAATGTTTGTATGAATTGCCTCAGGCCAGGTCATTCTGCAAAATCATGCACGTTGTCTCATTGCAAATATTGCAAATATAGGCACAACACCCTGCTTCACAGGGAAATCTTTCAAGAGAATGACAACGGTGACAATGTAGCATTGTCCACCAACATTATTTCTTCTCCAACATCCGCATGTAACAGAGGTATTGTCCTGCTTTCCACAGCTATGGCGAGAGTTGCCGACGTCGATGGGAACCTGCACTCTGCTAGACTTCTCCTAGACAACGGGAGCACCTCCAACTTCATCACCCAAGACCTCTGTGGCAAGCTGGGCTTG CAACGCACAAAATGGCAGACAGATGGACAAGACCTGAAGACCGGCGCCATGGTCTTGGTCAAGGACGTGAACCAACCCCCGCTACTCTGGCTGCTGGGAAGAGTGACCGACGTCAAGCCGGGTCCTGATGGCCGCAGCCGAGTCGCGGAGATCCTGACAAAGAAGGGGACCATCACAAGGGCATACAACAACCTATGCCCCCTTCCTGTTTCAACTTCTTGA